CCACTATGACAAGCCCGCCTTCCCGTACCCTCGTGATGCCGCCCCAGGAGCCATCGGGACAGACGACTTTGGCTTTGCATCCCCACCTCTTTCTCCAACGGCACGGTTGCGAGAAATCGGCTTCCACATCGATATTCCCACCCTCGATCCGCACCGCCTTTCCGTTGATAAAGGCATCGGCGATCTTCTGCCTGGCCATGAGGATAAGACGGTGAAAAGTGGATTGGGAGATCTGCATCTGCCTTGCCGCCTCCCCCTGAGACATGCCGAGCAGGTCTTTCAGCCGGATCGCCTCTACCTCATCATTGCCGAGCAGTATCTCTTCGATTTCGCCCGACGTCACCCCCTGGGGTGTGAAATATAAGGCGCGGGGCAGAAACCCCACCCTCCTCGTGCTACTGCGTCGACTCATCGGTTTAGGTACCCTTCATATGTTCTTGTTCTCTTCTTCACAACCTAATGAATATATATTCATTACTAATTTCCTGTCAAGAAGAATTGACACGGGTGAGGACAGGCGCGGCCTAGCGGCTGAAGCCTCGGCTCTCACGTCTGAAAAAGCATTATTGAGGGGGAATCGCGATAAGGGGCCCCCTGTCTGATAAGACCCCGAAAGGGTATCTATTCTATTCC
The Syntrophorhabdaceae bacterium DNA segment above includes these coding regions:
- a CDS encoding DUF134 domain-containing protein gives rise to the protein MSRRSSTRRVGFLPRALYFTPQGVTSGEIEEILLGNDEVEAIRLKDLLGMSQGEAARQMQISQSTFHRLILMARQKIADAFINGKAVRIEGGNIDVEADFSQPCRWRKRWGCKAKVVCPDGSWGGITRVREGGLVIVAVTGTDGTIDGMVDERFGRSRKIILYNKEKGSFEAIDNTGSMNVPQGAGISTARVVAGTPAQAVISGHLGPNAFSVLREAGIEAYTASHVTVREALEMLDRGQLTRLDSADVEGHW